CAAAGCACAGGAACGTATCAAATTCGAAGAATTATTTTTTCTTCAATTGCTGATGGCCTATCGTAAATCGCAGATCCATGCCACGCAAAAAGGAATCGTTTTTGAAAAAATCGGCGACAAAACAAAAGAATTGATCGATCAATTGCCGTTCCAACTCACCGAAGCGCAAAAAAACGTGATGCGGGAAATTCGGGCGGATATGAAATCGGTTCATCCGATGAACCGGTTGATTCAGGGCGACGTTGGCAGCGGCAAGACGATTGTTGCCATCATGACCATGCTGATCGCCGTCGAAAACGGATTTCAAACCGCATTCATGGCGCCGACGGAAATTCTGGCCGAACAGCATTACTATGTTTTGCAGGAATATTTGTGGGGCATGAATGTGAACGTTGTTTTAATAAAGGGCGGCCAGAAAAAGTCCGAGCGTGAGAAAATTCTGCATGACATACAAACTCATCAGGCGGACATTGTCGTCGGTACGCACGCGATTTTCCAGGAACACGTCGATTTTGATAAACTCGGTTTGATCGTCATCGACGAACAGCATCGTTTCGGCGTCATGCAGCGCGCCGAGATGCGGAAAAAATCCGTGGAAAAAGGATTTAATCCCGACGTACTGGTTATGACCGCGACGCCGATTCCCCGCACGCTGGCGATGTCGCTCTACGGCGATCTGGATATTTCGATCATCGGTGAATTACCCACCGGGCGGAAACCGATCAAAACCGCTTTGCGGCGCGAAGATGCGCGGGAAAAAATTTATCAATTTATTCGCGACGAAGTTAAAAAAGGCCGGCAATGTTATATTGTATATCCGCTCATCGAAGCGAGCGAAAAAACCGATCTTAAAGCGGCGACGGAGGCTTATGAAAAACTGTCGGCGAAAACTTTTTCCGATCTGCGGCTTGGGTTGCTTCACGGGAAAATGAAAAGCGCGGAGAAACAAGAGATCATGACGCAGTTCAAAAATCAGAAACTGGATGTTCTCGTCAGCACGACGGTGATCGAGGTTGGTGTGAATGTTCCTAATTCGACGATCATGCTGATCGAACATGCCGAGCGATTTGGTTTGACGCAGCTGCACCAATTGCGCGGGCGTGTCGGACGCGGCGGCGAACAGTCGTATTGTATTCTGCTCGTCGGTAAGGATCGCCTGATGGACGAGACGGAACACCGCCTGAAAATTATGGAAGAGACCACGGACGGCTTCCGTATCGCGGAAGAGGATTTGAAGCTACGCGGGCCGGGAGAATTTTTCGGAACCAAACAATCGGGTATTCCTGAATTAAAACTGGCGCATATCCTCTACGATCAGGATATTATGAAGCTGGCGCGTACGGCGGCGTTTGAATTAGTCAAAACCGATCCGCAATTGCGTCACGCCCAAAATGCCGGTGTCCGGAAGAAATTCGAAACGGAATATAAAGATAAAATGGAATTGGGATCCGTAGGATAAACTGTACAATGGTTAATTAAGAAATTAAAGAAATCTTTTACTATGTCTACTTATATCGCTTTACTTCGCGGAATCAATGTCAGCGGCCAGAAAAAAGTTCCGATGGCCGATCTGAAAAAAACGTTCGAAGCTTTAAAATTCAAAAACGTTCAGACGTATATCCAAAGTGGAAACGTTGTTTTTGAATGCAATCAATCCGATTCAGAAAAATTGGAATCGATGATCGAAAAACAAATCAGAAAAGATTTTGATTTTGACGTTCCTGTAATTATTCGTACACCCTCTGAGCTTCAAGGTATTTTAAAATCCAGTCCGTTTCTAAAAGATCCCAAAAAAGATAAGGATCGAATGTATGTGACCTTTCTTGCTAAAGAGCCTCTATCCGAACATGTCAAAAAACTCGATGGGATCAGCTACCCTCAGGAAGAATTTGTCCTGAAGAATAAAACTATTTATTTTTTCTCACCGAATGGCTATGGCAATGCTAAAATGAATAATAATTTTTTCGAGAATAAATTGAAAGTCTCGGCTACCACTCGGAATTTAAAAACGATTCAGCAATTGATCGAGATGGCGGATAAGGACAATTAGTGTTCGATGGTTGTCACCCGAACTCGGTTCGGGTTTGTAAAGCCAATGCCCTTGAATATAACATACTCTGAGACAAGCTCAGAGTGACTCTTTCCAAGAGGAACCGGTAATGACGCGGAATTTGTTTCTAATTTTAATTTTTTCCTTTTTTTTCATTTCCTGCTCCGACTCAGGTGATTGGATTACCAATCGTTCTGTGGGCGGCGATCCTGCAAAGGGGCTGGAATATTTGTATTACGGCGATTACATCGCGGCGGGTACGCCTCTGAAAGTTTTAGGATTACCTGAACCTTCTGATGATGATACCGTTACTCTTAACGCCTTCAAAAAAAGCATCGGACTGACTCAAAATGTTTTTCGTGACGCGAACGGCGTGTGGGTCGTCAGCGGTAGTTGTTTTACCTGCCACGCAACCGTGCATGACGGAAAACTTGAAACCGGATTAGGAAATCCGTTTACCGATTGGTCACAAAAGAACACTACTAACTTTGAAGAAAAACGCGCAAAGATCGCAGAATTTCTCAGTGAATCGAGCCTGGAGTATAAATCTTTTATCGAATCGTGGCGTTATCAAAAGGCGTTTGCATCGAAAATAGTCACCCAATGTGCCGGCCCTAATCCGGCATTTCGCATCGAAGAAGCCGCTGCTGCACACCGAAATGCGGATTTGACCTATAACGAAAACCCGGTATTTTCAATTAATGACACCCTTCCCGTGCCCGTTTCGGACATTCCGCCGCTGTGGAATGTGAAAAAGAAAAAACGTTTATACTATAATGGCCAAGGTACAGGAGATTTTCGAAAGCTGTTGATGCAGGCAGGAATGATCGGCATTCGCGATACCGTCGAGGCGAAAAAAATCTGGCAGAAATTTGCCGATGTTGCGGCATGGATCGAATCGCTCAAACCTCCAAAATGGCCATATACCATCGATCAGGAATTGGCGGAAATCGGTAAAGATTATTTCGAGCGCGAGTGCCGTAAATGCCACGGCAGTTACGGATGGGATGGCGAATACCCGAATAAGATCATTCCGCTGAAACGTGTCGAAACCGATCCGTACTACGCCGAATATTGGAAAACGATATCTGATTTCCCCAAGTGGTTCAATCAAAGCTGGTTTGGTCAAGGCGAGCCGGCGGCGAAATTGATACCCGAAGAAGGTTATGTCGCGCCGCCGCTGGACGGTGTATGGGCATCGGCTCCGTACTTTCACAATGGTTCAGTGCCGAATCTCGCGGCTGTGCTGAATAGTTCGTTACGCCCAAAATTATGGGAGCTCGATCGAAAAAAGCCACAATATGACTCGACAAATATTGGCTGGATCTATAAAAAAGTTGACGAATCGCACGGATCATCGACGTATGATACCCGCCGCCGGGGTTATTCCAATCACGGCCACACATTCGGTGACGGACTTTCGGAAGAAGAACGAAAAGCCATTATCGAATACCTCAAAACACTTTAATATTAACTTCATTAAACCCACGAAGCATCTGTCCGTCCAATGCTTTTTTAAAAATCACGTTTGTAAGGTATTATGAAAAAAATTCTACTTTTTGTAATTCTGTTTACTGGAAATCAATTGTACGCACAATCATTCGCCTATGGCGACCATTGGTATGATAATCCGCTGGGGTTTAAGCCGATTGAACTACATACCCGGAATGGATTTCTTATTCCGGCTCTTGCGGTTGGTTTATGCGTCTGGCTGACACAGAAAGACACCACTTTGGATCGGCGCATCTCATTTTACAATGAAACCGGCTGGTCACACGGCTACAAATATCCTCACACAAATCTGATTCAAAACAATTCAGGCATCGAAATACGGCTTCGAAAATGGATGTCAATTGGCATCGATCTGGATGCTTATTTTCCTTACGATGATTTTAATTCCACAACGGGGGTTGGTATCAGATCTTTTGCAAGGTTTTACCCGGTAAACCAAAAACAATGGCGTTTATTTTTTGACTCCGGAGCAGGTTTAATGTATTTCGCCGATTTCTTTCCTAAGCCAACGGATCGTGATGCACGGCTTGGGACCCATTGGAATGGGACGACGCGTTATGGAATTGGGTCTGAAATTGATTTTAGCCAGAGAATTGCGATCATTATTGCGATCCGTCACACACACGTATCGAATGGAAATAGCAAAGGCGCCGAGCGAAACCCATCGCATGACAGCAACGGTTTTTTCGTTGGAATGACTTATCGTCCGTAAACCGTAAAATTTAAAAAACTTAAAATTTTTTAAACCGCTTTCAATAACCCTCGTCTAATCTTCCGAATACTAAAAACCGGTTTTAATCAGAAAAGAGAGATTCATTAAGAAAAAGGACACCACCATGAAACTTATGAAACTTTTGACTTTGGCTTTGATGGGATTGGCGCTGGCACTACCGAATTTAAAAGCGCAGGAAGTTCCCGATGAAATGTTAGAAGACGATGCAAGCGTCGATGAAAGCATGGAAATGATTCGCAATGAATTGATGGCCGACGTGATGATTGAATTTCCGTTTTTTGAGGCGCCGGTCGATGAAGGTGACTTTGTTGCCGGCATACCTAATGTCATGGCTTTCAAAACACCCGGATTCGGCGGCGGCTTCGTGGCCGGCGATATGATTCAAAAAGTACAGGACGATGTGAATCTGACTAAAGAACAACGGGACAAAATCAAAAAAATTCACAGCGAATTGCAGAAGCTTAATATTCCTATCAAAAGCCAGATTGAACTGAAACGCATCGATCTGAAAGAATTAGTTGATTCGGATAGTCCTAACAAAGATCAGATTGCGGCCAAAGTGAAAGAAATCGAATCATTGAAAACGCAGATCAAAATCAATCGGATCAACGCGCGGATTGACACGCGTAACATTTTAACCAAAGAACAACGCGACAAACTCGATCAAATGCGGATGCCGTTTATGGGAAAATCTTTCGGGAAAGATAAAATGATGAAACGTTTCAAATGGCACAATGACGATTAAGTTTCTCCTCTCCATGGTACAAAGGGCGGATTCGCAAACAGGGCGATCCGCCTTTTTTATTTACACCAGAGTTCTCAGAGAACGCAGAGCCCTGGCTGATTTGCAACGTACTTAAATCCGGGTGTCATTTCGAGTTTATCGAGAAATGACGATGAGGCGCTGACCCCAGTCAATCAATCCTGCATAAGGCTCCGTTACTTTTTATTAGCATTTGCGGCATTTTTTTTTATATTTCTGTCGCTTTCCACCACACTAAGATCAAAGTTTTGTTTAGAATCAACGGAGGTTTTCTTGACGGAAAAAATCGACGTACAGAAATTTTTTTCAAATGAACATGATATACGTGTTTCAGGTATGGCCGGCGGGCTTGTAGGATCGGAAATATTGAAAATTGCCGCTGACATACGCGCCATGGTTGCGGACGGACAAAAAGTTTGTAATCTTACCGTCGGCGATTTTAATCCGTCGGAATTTCGTATTCCGGAGTTCCTGGAAAAAGATATTACGCGGCAATACCAGAAAGGTCAGACGAACTATCCTCCGTCCGACGGCGTGATGGAACTGCGCAAGGCCGTTCAGCAATTTTATTCGGAATGGCTTCATCTTCAATATCCCGAGAAATCGATTATAGTTACGGGTGGCGCCCGCCCGGTAATTTATGGCATTTATCGCGCCGTCGTCGATCCGGGTGAAAAAGTCGTTTATCCGACGCCGTCATGGAATAATAATCATTACGTGCACATGGTCGGAGCGAAAGGCGTAGCTGTTCCATGTTCGATCAAAACCTCGTTTTTGCCGACACGCGATCTATTGAAAGATGCGATCAAAGACGCCGTTCTTCTTTCGCTTAATTCACCTCTGAATCCGACCGGTACGGCGTTCACACGGGACGTGCTGGAAGGTATTTGCGATCTGGTGCTCGAAGAAAATCGCCGGCGCGGTAAAGGCGTGAAACCTTTATATGTTATGTACGATCAGGTTTACTGGATGCTGACGTTTGGAAAAACGGATCATTATAATCCGGTTTCCTTGCGGCCTGAAATAGCGCCGTACGTGATCTTTGTGGATGCAATTTCGAAATCGTTTGCAGCAACAGGCGTGCGTGTCGGATGGAGCGTCGGACCGCAGGACGTGATCGAGCGGATGTCCGCAATTCTCGGCCACGTCGGAGCCTGGGCGCCGCGGGCAGAGCAGCTTGCCAGTTCAGAGCTTCTCTTGCGCAGCGGCGAAATTATCCAGTATCACCAGACCATGAAAGCGGGTGTGCAGTCGCGTCTTGAACTTTTGTATAACAACCTCATGGCCATGAAATCGGCCGGATTGGCGGTCGACGCTATCGAACCCATGGGCGCGATTTATCTGACAGCACAATTCAATCTGATCGGAAAAAACAAGCCCGGCGGCGGCGTGTTTACAAGTAACGAAGAAATCCGCCAGTATCTTCTCCACGAAGCGCAAGTTGCAGTCGTTCCCTTTCAAGCCTTTGCGCATGCGGAACAGTCGGGTTGGTTTCGGTTGTCCGTCGGAGCCGTCTCGCTCAACGACATTGAAACAATGGTGCCGAAATTGAAAACGGCTTTGGGAAAAATTAAATAAATTGCAAAAACAAGATTTTTGACATGGTTCAAATCGGCGACGCTGCTCCGAATTTAAAAATCTCAGAATGGGTTCAGGGACCGGAAACCAATCTCGATCAATTACGTGGAAAGGTTATTCTGGTTGAAGTTTTCCAGGTAAATTGTCCGGGTTGTTTCGTTTACGGATTGCCGGAAGCGATCGAAGTGTACGCCAAACATCATAAAGAAGGATTGGAAGCGATCGGGCTGGCGACCGCATTCGAAGATTTCGACAAAAACACTACAGATAACCTGAAAAAACTGGTCAAGACAGGTGAAGTCATCGGTGAACCTTTGCGTATACTCCAAAACCGCGACTGGCTTGAAGGAAATCGATTACGTTATACTATTCCATTTCCGGTAGCGATGGACCATGTGATCGCGCACGACTCGGAACATGTCGATTCCAAAATCGCTCAAATTATCGAACACGAAATTCCTAATTTCGAACGTCTCAGTTACGGCGAACAAATGCGTGTACGTTTACGTATCCGCGATTATGTTTTGCATCAGGATTATGTTGCGGAGACGTTTGACATGTACAATCTGGGTGGAACGCCGTCGGCAATTTTGATTGACCGAAAAGGTTTTGTGCGGTATAAAATTTTTGGATCGGACGGCAAAATGGATAAGTATGTGCGAGAACTTTTGGCAGAACCGATATGAATGATAAGTCCATACCTGCAGATGAAGTATTCGTCAATCTGATCCGCGTAGCCGGTGAAGATGAAAAAATCGGCAATTTTATCCGCGCCGTGATTGCGATGGACGGCTTTGGGCGTACATCGCTGATCAATTCGTTTATCCAGGAGATGGCGCTGAAAGGCGCTCCACAGGAATTCATAAAAGCTATTGCCGCCTTGCGCGATCCTTTACTTATTGAGAAAATTCGGGAGTTATTATCCCATTCCGATTCAACTGCATTATAATTGAAAGTATACCTCTTGAAAGCACCGGTATTTTTGATCATGATTCTGTGGACGGTTTCGGTTTTTTCACAGAACGATGGGAATAAAAACGGCCAGGCGCAAGCCGATACATTGCAGGATAGCTTGCGTACGGAATCGCTTGAAACACATGCCGGCCGTTTTGCAGAAATCATACGCCGTATTGCGTTGAAATTAAAAAGATATACGGAAACGACTCCTTCGCACGTTCTGTACACCAATGAGAATTACGTCATCGTCATCGACCCGGGGCATGGCGGCGGCTGGTTGCAGGACAAAGGCTCCAGCGCGATTTTGGATGGCGAGACGTATTACGAACGCGACGTTATGTGGGATTACGGCGTTCTGCTGGAGAAAAAGTTAAAGGCACTCGGTTATCAAAATGTTTTTAAAACGAAAGAAGCCGTCGGGGATTCGACGATGTCGATCTTCGGGCGCATGAAAAGAATTCAAAATTTCGGGAAAGACAATAAAAAAGAAGTTATTTGCGTCAGCTTGCATTGGAATAATTTCGAATATAAAGGTATTCGCGGAACTGAGATTTATATCGCCGAAAAAAGGAATTCGAAAAGCCGAAAATTAGCCGAATGTATTCAAGGCAGTATGCGGCAAATTATGGATATTCACGGCAAAGGCTTTTACAGCCAGGGTATTGTTGAACGTGATTATAAATTGCTGCGTGAAAACCCGGTTGCCGTGCTTATCGAAATCGGATTTGCCAGCAACGAACAGGACATGCGGAAAATCGTATTCGAAAAAGATAATATTGCTGAAGCAATGGCTGAGGGCATTGATACGTACGCCGCATGGCTGGAAAAAAGCCATTTAAAACAATTGCAACCGGCGGCCGATTCGACTGTGCTTGCAGAAGTAGCCAAACTCAAATTACTCAATGGCAAATTGACCGGATGGGGCTGGCGAAAATCGGATATTACCAAATCGATGGACAAAATGCTTGCGCAATATAATGCAATTTACGAAGATCCCCGTGCAGAAAAAAATCTCTATCTCACGTTTGATTGCGGTTATGAAAACGGTAACACGTCGACTATTCTTGATGTTTTGAAAACCAACGACGTGAAAGCGACTTTTTTTATTACCGGCTATTATTTAAAAAACAATCATGAACTCGTCGCACGCATGCTCGATGAAGGGCATATTATCGGGAATCATTCCGCCAATCACCAGAGCCTGCCTAAACTGGATTACGAATCAACCAAAGAAGAAGTGCTCGAACTTGAACGGATGTATTATGATCTTTTCGAGCAGAAGATGACGTACTTTCGTCCGCCAAGCGGCGAATACAGCGAACGTTCGCTCGCGATCGTTTCATCGCTGGGTTACCGGACCGTATTCTGGAGTTTTGCATACGACGACTGGGATGCACACAATCTTCGGGGCAAACAATTCGCCTATAATAAAATCATAAAAGGCATCCGAGACGGCGCGATCATGCTGTTGCATGCAACTTCCAAAGACAATGCGGATGCTCTCGATCAGGTTATCCAGGATTTAAAAAAGCAAGGATACCAATTCAAATCCCTCGATGCGATCAATCATGCGTCGTCCGAGAGCAGCCCGTAGTATTCAATAAAATATTACGATTGCCAATCTTCATCTTTTTTCCGACCTTCATAGAAATCCTCACCGGTAAAAGTCATGAATGCACACCCCGCTTTTCGCTCGCTAGGCACAACCGGCTATACCTGTCATATTATGGGATTCGGGTGTTATCGTATTGCCGACGGCAACCCGGCGCATGAAGAAGCTTTACAAAAATACCTGAATCTCGGCGGTAACCTCATCGATACCAGCGCCAATTACGGGGATGGTTTATCTGAAATTTTGGTCGGTAAACTCCTCAAGCGTTTCGACCGTTCACAGGTTGTGGTCGTTACCAAAGGCGGATATATTCAGGGACAAAATATGCGGCTGGCTCAGGAAATGGATTTTCCCGAAGTGGTGAAATACGGCGACGGATTGTGGCATTGCATTCATCCGGAATTTTTGAAAACGCAGATCGACCGCTCACTTCGCCGGCTGCAATTGGATCATTGCGACGTATTTCTTCTTCACAATCCCGAATATTTTATCAATCATGCGTCGCAAACTCAGCCGATCACGGAATCCGTTTTGGATGAATTTTACCGGCGAATTCACACGGCATTTCAGTATTTGGAAACCGAGGTTCAATCGGGCCGTATTCGTTATTATGGTATCAGCTCGAATAATTTCGGTTTGCATGAAAAAGACCGTGCCCGAACAAGCGTCAAACGAGCGCTCGAACAAGCACAATTGTTGGGCAACCACCATTTCAAAGTAATTCAATTGCCGATGAATGTGTATGAGTCCGGCGGCGCGCTTTATCCGACTCACGACGGACAATCGGTTTTACAATTTTGCAAAAAAAACGGAATCGGCGTATTGCTCAATCGCCCGCTGAATGCGTTTTACCAGGGAAAACTTTACCGGCTCGCCGATTATGTCAAAGCAGGACAGAAAAAGCCCGATGAGAATTTCCTTGTTGAATTACTTCAACCATTAAAAGTTGTTGAAGAAGAGTGTGTTCACACATTCGGCAGTGAAGCATTCGGGCAGCAGGGTGAAGGACTGGCCGCTTATTTAAAATATATTGCGCTCGATCTCCCGTCGCCGGATTACTGGAACGGCGTAATGGATCAGTACATCGTTCCACCGGTCACTCAGTGGATACGGCATGGGGCTGAACTGCACAACGTCCACCCGCAATGGAACGATTGGCAGAATCGTTTTATACGGACGATTAATGAAACGCTTGAAGGGATTGAAAAATTTTTGTATACAGCGAATCAGCCGGTTTCCGACCGGATTCGTACGAATCTTTACCGGGCCGGTTATCCTGAAAGTTCTGCATCACTAAGCCGGATAGCTATGGCGTTGCTTGCGCAGTTGGATGGTGTATCTTGCGTGCTCAACGGTATGCGCACTTCAGATTATGTCGATGATGCCATGGGCGTTCCGTCCATGCCTTTAGTCGAGAGCTTGCCGATTCTCCAACGTTTCCAATCATTTATTGATATATAGGAAAATTTATGAATCGCACGAAAATCTTAAAAGCAGTTTACATCGCGATTGTGTTCTACGTCGGCGCAACCGGTATATATTATTTTGTCGACGCATTTATCATGAAACGAACGCCGAACGACCAATGTTTATGGTCGGAAGAAAAAACCGATCAAGGGAAACATATCGTGATTCGGGAAATTTTAGAAGGCGGTGTTTCCGATCGCGCCGGATTGAAAGATGGCGATATTCTGATCGCTATCAATGATACGCTGTTGCGCTCAACAGGTCATGCGTCGCAGATTCTTAATAAAGCAAGGCCCGAAGATACATTGATTTATACTGTTGTGCGTAACGATCAAAAATTACGATTGCCGTTACAGATAGTCATGACGATGAATACGCTTTATTTCGGGTTTGCTTTACTTGGATTCGGTTTTCTGTTGGTAGGATGGATGGTAGGAACAGCGAGGCCGGGCGACCGTGTTCCATCGTTGTTTTTTAAAATGTCGATGTTTGGTGCATTGCTTTTTATTCTTGGAGGTGCTGCTGTCGGTGTGAATTATAACGGCTCACTGTTTTGGATAATCAATGTGATCGTCGGATATATTTTATTTCCAGCTCTGTTTATCCACTTTTTTCTGGTCTTTCCTAACGAACGCTTATCGTCCAAAACCAGCCGATGGCTAATTCCATCCATCTATGTTTTCTCTTTCCTCAATATTGTGTATTTCATTGTCGGTGTAATCATGAAAGCTAACGGAATCCTTTCCGTTTTTATATTTTTTTCAATGATGGGTACCGGCTTCGGATTGTTCTGCCGCAGTTATTTCAAACTCAAAGATCCGAAACAACGCAAACCTCTAAAAAGTATTTTGATCGGAACAACCTTGGGCTTTAGTGGATTTTTGTATTTGTTGATCGTTCCGAACGTTGGGCGCGCCGTTTTTATTAATTATCCCGAAGCGCTG
The nucleotide sequence above comes from bacterium. Encoded proteins:
- the recG gene encoding ATP-dependent DNA helicase RecG, which codes for MMKPNLQSDVKFLSGIGPKRSETLNEIGIFTVWDLLNYFPRRYLDRTNISLIRQLRVDEAATVVGRVENFGLIKNKSGRGSRFRLILSDDTGSINLIWFQGAQYYEKAFEIGEVLAVYGKVDFYGRERQITHPEFDRLSGEDDENFLHTGAIIPVYPSSEALRRKWFDSRGFRRLIKPLLDLTDEIEESLPLEMRESYKLLNRAATYRQIHFPLTHDSLHKAQERIKFEELFFLQLLMAYRKSQIHATQKGIVFEKIGDKTKELIDQLPFQLTEAQKNVMREIRADMKSVHPMNRLIQGDVGSGKTIVAIMTMLIAVENGFQTAFMAPTEILAEQHYYVLQEYLWGMNVNVVLIKGGQKKSEREKILHDIQTHQADIVVGTHAIFQEHVDFDKLGLIVIDEQHRFGVMQRAEMRKKSVEKGFNPDVLVMTATPIPRTLAMSLYGDLDISIIGELPTGRKPIKTALRREDAREKIYQFIRDEVKKGRQCYIVYPLIEASEKTDLKAATEAYEKLSAKTFSDLRLGLLHGKMKSAEKQEIMTQFKNQKLDVLVSTTVIEVGVNVPNSTIMLIEHAERFGLTQLHQLRGRVGRGGEQSYCILLVGKDRLMDETEHRLKIMEETTDGFRIAEEDLKLRGPGEFFGTKQSGIPELKLAHILYDQDIMKLARTAAFELVKTDPQLRHAQNAGVRKKFETEYKDKMELGSVG
- a CDS encoding DUF1697 domain-containing protein, whose product is MSTYIALLRGINVSGQKKVPMADLKKTFEALKFKNVQTYIQSGNVVFECNQSDSEKLESMIEKQIRKDFDFDVPVIIRTPSELQGILKSSPFLKDPKKDKDRMYVTFLAKEPLSEHVKKLDGISYPQEEFVLKNKTIYFFSPNGYGNAKMNNNFFENKLKVSATTRNLKTIQQLIEMADKDN
- a CDS encoding c-type cytochrome — its product is MTRNLFLILIFSFFFISCSDSGDWITNRSVGGDPAKGLEYLYYGDYIAAGTPLKVLGLPEPSDDDTVTLNAFKKSIGLTQNVFRDANGVWVVSGSCFTCHATVHDGKLETGLGNPFTDWSQKNTTNFEEKRAKIAEFLSESSLEYKSFIESWRYQKAFASKIVTQCAGPNPAFRIEEAAAAHRNADLTYNENPVFSINDTLPVPVSDIPPLWNVKKKKRLYYNGQGTGDFRKLLMQAGMIGIRDTVEAKKIWQKFADVAAWIESLKPPKWPYTIDQELAEIGKDYFERECRKCHGSYGWDGEYPNKIIPLKRVETDPYYAEYWKTISDFPKWFNQSWFGQGEPAAKLIPEEGYVAPPLDGVWASAPYFHNGSVPNLAAVLNSSLRPKLWELDRKKPQYDSTNIGWIYKKVDESHGSSTYDTRRRGYSNHGHTFGDGLSEEERKAIIEYLKTL
- a CDS encoding acyloxyacyl hydrolase, with protein sequence MKKILLFVILFTGNQLYAQSFAYGDHWYDNPLGFKPIELHTRNGFLIPALAVGLCVWLTQKDTTLDRRISFYNETGWSHGYKYPHTNLIQNNSGIEIRLRKWMSIGIDLDAYFPYDDFNSTTGVGIRSFARFYPVNQKQWRLFFDSGAGLMYFADFFPKPTDRDARLGTHWNGTTRYGIGSEIDFSQRIAIIIAIRHTHVSNGNSKGAERNPSHDSNGFFVGMTYRP
- a CDS encoding periplasmic heavy metal sensor, whose amino-acid sequence is MKLMKLLTLALMGLALALPNLKAQEVPDEMLEDDASVDESMEMIRNELMADVMIEFPFFEAPVDEGDFVAGIPNVMAFKTPGFGGGFVAGDMIQKVQDDVNLTKEQRDKIKKIHSELQKLNIPIKSQIELKRIDLKELVDSDSPNKDQIAAKVKEIESLKTQIKINRINARIDTRNILTKEQRDKLDQMRMPFMGKSFGKDKMMKRFKWHNDD
- a CDS encoding aminotransferase class I/II-fold pyridoxal phosphate-dependent enzyme, with translation MAGGLVGSEILKIAADIRAMVADGQKVCNLTVGDFNPSEFRIPEFLEKDITRQYQKGQTNYPPSDGVMELRKAVQQFYSEWLHLQYPEKSIIVTGGARPVIYGIYRAVVDPGEKVVYPTPSWNNNHYVHMVGAKGVAVPCSIKTSFLPTRDLLKDAIKDAVLLSLNSPLNPTGTAFTRDVLEGICDLVLEENRRRGKGVKPLYVMYDQVYWMLTFGKTDHYNPVSLRPEIAPYVIFVDAISKSFAATGVRVGWSVGPQDVIERMSAILGHVGAWAPRAEQLASSELLLRSGEIIQYHQTMKAGVQSRLELLYNNLMAMKSAGLAVDAIEPMGAIYLTAQFNLIGKNKPGGGVFTSNEEIRQYLLHEAQVAVVPFQAFAHAEQSGWFRLSVGAVSLNDIETMVPKLKTALGKIK
- a CDS encoding redoxin domain-containing protein, with the protein product MVQIGDAAPNLKISEWVQGPETNLDQLRGKVILVEVFQVNCPGCFVYGLPEAIEVYAKHHKEGLEAIGLATAFEDFDKNTTDNLKKLVKTGEVIGEPLRILQNRDWLEGNRLRYTIPFPVAMDHVIAHDSEHVDSKIAQIIEHEIPNFERLSYGEQMRVRLRIRDYVLHQDYVAETFDMYNLGGTPSAILIDRKGFVRYKIFGSDGKMDKYVRELLAEPI
- a CDS encoding polysaccharide deacetylase family protein, encoding MILWTVSVFSQNDGNKNGQAQADTLQDSLRTESLETHAGRFAEIIRRIALKLKRYTETTPSHVLYTNENYVIVIDPGHGGGWLQDKGSSAILDGETYYERDVMWDYGVLLEKKLKALGYQNVFKTKEAVGDSTMSIFGRMKRIQNFGKDNKKEVICVSLHWNNFEYKGIRGTEIYIAEKRNSKSRKLAECIQGSMRQIMDIHGKGFYSQGIVERDYKLLRENPVAVLIEIGFASNEQDMRKIVFEKDNIAEAMAEGIDTYAAWLEKSHLKQLQPAADSTVLAEVAKLKLLNGKLTGWGWRKSDITKSMDKMLAQYNAIYEDPRAEKNLYLTFDCGYENGNTSTILDVLKTNDVKATFFITGYYLKNNHELVARMLDEGHIIGNHSANHQSLPKLDYESTKEEVLELERMYYDLFEQKMTYFRPPSGEYSERSLAIVSSLGYRTVFWSFAYDDWDAHNLRGKQFAYNKIIKGIRDGAIMLLHATSKDNADALDQVIQDLKKQGYQFKSLDAINHASSESSP
- a CDS encoding aldo/keto reductase, yielding MNAHPAFRSLGTTGYTCHIMGFGCYRIADGNPAHEEALQKYLNLGGNLIDTSANYGDGLSEILVGKLLKRFDRSQVVVVTKGGYIQGQNMRLAQEMDFPEVVKYGDGLWHCIHPEFLKTQIDRSLRRLQLDHCDVFLLHNPEYFINHASQTQPITESVLDEFYRRIHTAFQYLETEVQSGRIRYYGISSNNFGLHEKDRARTSVKRALEQAQLLGNHHFKVIQLPMNVYESGGALYPTHDGQSVLQFCKKNGIGVLLNRPLNAFYQGKLYRLADYVKAGQKKPDENFLVELLQPLKVVEEECVHTFGSEAFGQQGEGLAAYLKYIALDLPSPDYWNGVMDQYIVPPVTQWIRHGAELHNVHPQWNDWQNRFIRTINETLEGIEKFLYTANQPVSDRIRTNLYRAGYPESSASLSRIAMALLAQLDGVSCVLNGMRTSDYVDDAMGVPSMPLVESLPILQRFQSFIDI